The following nucleotide sequence is from Paenibacillus andongensis.
GGTTATTCGGGGCATACGGCTCTGTTGAGGAACAATGGAACAAAGACGCAAATGGTAAGCTTGAATATGGTTCCGTCAACCCAGGGGCCAAAAAAGCGCTAGCGAAACTTCAAGAATGGATGAACAAAGGCTATATTCATCCTGATGCAGCTTTATGGGACGAAGGTAAATCTGCTGAGATCTGGACAAAAGGAAATGCAGGCGTATTGCCTGGAGCAAACTGGGTTCCTGACTGGCCTGCTCCAGATTTGGTCAAGAACGTAAAAAATTCGAAATATAAAGCCTATCCGGTTCCCGCAGGTCCAGACGGACTGGCAGGAACCAAATGGCAAAATTCCGGCGTGAACAGCTCCTTCATGATTAATAAAGACGCAAAACATCCGGAAGCATTTTTCATATATTACAACTACATGCTTGACAACTTGGCTAACCCGCCAACCGGCAGCAAATTCGAATATGGCTTTGCCCAAGGCTACGACTGGGATATCGTGGATGGAAAACCAACTAGTGATAAAGAAAAAATTAAGGACTTCTCCAATGAGTTCCATTTCATAGCTGGACCAGCGCGGATTCCAGACCTGTATATGAAGACCTTGGTTAAGCTTGCAGACGGCAAAAAGCCGGAAACTCCTTATGAGAAGCAGATCGCGGATTTCCGCAAACCTGAAAACTGGTATGCCGCGAAAATCGTCATGTCACAAATGGACATTCGCAAGCAAAACTATTTTACAGGTGCTGCGACACCGACCATGATTTCGAAATGGAACCTTCTGCGTCAGTCTGAAATGGAAACATTCAACAAAATCATCTATGGCAAATTGCAGGTAAATGCGTTTGACGAATTCGTCGCTAGTTGGAAGACTAATGGCGGTGATCAGGTGACGAAGGAAGTTAACGAGTGGTTCACGTCTGTAACCAAAAAATAAATACTGTAGTAAGAAAACTACAATTTCAAAACGGGCGAAAGCCCGTTTTTTTTACGTCCTATTTGAGTGGCGGTCTCCTAAACTATTGGTTTTTTTTATATTCTGTCGGCGTAAACCCGGTATAAGCTTTGAACAGCTTGCAAAAATAACGATAATTGTCTACGCCGACAGCCTCTGCTACCTCATATATTTTCATCGTCGTCTGCGTCAGCAATTCTTCGGCCTTCTTCATTCGGTATCGGCTTAAATAATCGGTAAAATGCTCACCCGTCTCTTGCTTGAACAATTGCCCCGCATAAGAAGGATGAAGCTGCACGCGCTCCGCAAGATCGGAAATTTGAATATCCTCTGCATATTTTTCGTGAATAAAGCGGCACATGCTTTGAACTTCCTTGCGGTAAGTCAGCCTCTCATGCTCCCCGAATGCCCGATCCAGCTCGTTAACCGTTTGATCCCACCAGCAGCCAAACTCCTCCCAAGTCTCAACCGATGCAAGATCGGTCATTCGCTCCGTAACGGAAGCTGGAATTTCCGATAAAGCCGGATCGAGCAGCTTGTGCGAGACATGGATCAGCTCCGCAGGACGCAAGGGTGGAACTCCCTCTTGCAGCAGTGGCGTGATCGCCTCGCGGAACGAGATGGTTGAACGCTGCTGCAGTGCTTTTCGAACCGCTGCAGCCCACTCCCGATACTGCGAAGGGGGAATCACCGCGAACCGCTCAGGCGTCGCGTCGGAAATCATCGGTGTCGGATGATAAAAGAAAGCGTCTAGAGCATCCGCTCCCGCGCGGACCAACTCCGCCCAATTCACTTCGCCCATCTGTCTAAGATGGGCATGTGCATGCCCCCGAACGCCAGTTACAGTACGTACATCATCCAGAACAGCCCCTGCTTCCACACGAAGAAAGCTAAGTCTAGCGGCAGCGCTATGGATATTCGGCACACGCATAAACACAAACAGCTTGTCGTTTCTCCAAGGCACAGTGACAGCGACGAACTTGCCAACACTCACGCTATCTCTGTACCGTCGCTCAATAACTTGTCCTGCCTCAGACTGCAGACGTATTGCCTGCTCGCCCTGCTGACTCGCGGTTCCAAATAACTCCCGCCCGCTCCAACCGATGGACAGTAAAGCGACGATGCCCGACTGCCTTTCGATTGTATCAAGTCCCGGCGGCAGTGGGTGTGCACCCAAGGAAGCCGGAGCAGATAACATCCGCTCCAGCCATTGTCGTCTTTCTTGCCAGTCGCTTTGCCGCTGCTGAAGCCCTTGAAGCTGCAGCCGGTGCGCCACGTCCATGTCACGGTAGATTTCTTCGGCGACCTTACGACAAGCTGTCAGTAGCTGATCAGCCTCCTGCACCTGCTTGATCATGTAACCTGACACGCCAATCGATATGGCGCGCTTGGCGAAATCAAATTCCCCATACGTTGTCAAAATCATGATATGAACCTGCGGGTATCTCTCCCGCACATACTCGGCTAGCTCCAGTCCGTCCATATCAGGCATCATGATGTCAGTTAGCAGGAGGTGGGGAATTTCCTGCTCCATGATGCGGATCGCTTCTTTCGCACTAGAGGCTGGTCCGATCAGCGTGAAACCAGCAGAAGCCCAGTCGATCCACTGTGAATAATGCTCCCTTACCCACTGCTCGTCGTCCACTAACAACAGCTTCAGCATGCTTCTCTCCCCCCTTCAACCTTTACCCGCCAAGCTTCAGGGCCATCCGGCTCAGGTAGTCTAACGCAAATTAGCAAACCCTCCTCTGACTCCTCAGGAAAGCTTAGACCGTAAGACTCGCCGAAATGAAGCCGGATTCGCTCGTGAATGTTGCGCAAGCCTAAATTGTTCAGACCTTTATGTCGCCCCAATGAAGGAACGCCGGCGAGAAGAGATTTTAGCTTAGAAGGTTCGATGCCAGGGCCCGTATCCGACACTTCAAGCCATGTTTCCCCTTCAGCGGACGCCATACCTGCCACGATAATATGATTCGTTTCGCCCGTTCCGAGTCCGTAAAAAATACTATTCTCGACGAGTGTAATCAACGTGAGCTTGGGTATTGGGGCAACGAGCGACTCGTCGCGTACAACGAGATCGAGTCGGAAGACGTCCCCGTACCGCAGCTTCATGAGTACATCGTATTGCTCCAGCTGCCGCAATTCCTCCTCCACCGTTACGATGTCTCCCGTTTTGTCCGTCGAATACTGCAGCAAGCCAGTCAGGGCGCGCAGCATCCCTGCCATCTCCGCCGCACGTCCCGCCTGATCCAAACAATAGATCGCGCTTAGCGTATTATGAAGGAAATGTGGGTGAATTTGCGATTGCAGAGCTTTCAACTCGAGCTGCCGCTTCTTCTCCTCTACCAAGCGCAGATCGTCGAACAACGTCTGAATGCTTTCCATCATTCGATTAAATGCATCGGTAATAAAGGCGAACTCATCGCTACGCTTGAGCGATACCCTTGCATCAAGCGCTCCGCGTGCTCCCACCTTCATTTGCTTAGTTATTGCGCCAACGGGTACTTGGATATACCTAGCAATCCACATAGACAGGAAAGCCGCTAGTATAACCGCCACTAGAAGCACCACCACTATCTGCTGCTCCAGTAAGGCGAGCAACGGATAGGCTTCCGATTCCTTTACGATGGAGAAGACAACCCAGTTCCAGCGGTTCTGATCGCTCCTTAGCACCTTATATGCAGCGGTCTCCGTGTGAACCCTATCGTAGTACCTTTGATTGGCAGAGGTAAGAGACTGCAGGTGACCGACGATAGACTCATACTCCATCATTCCGGCCCGTGATGTTAACGGCATATTAAAGGCGATAGGCTGACCATGCTCGGTAAACAGGAACACAGCCTTTTCCTTGTTCTGTACAACCGAAGGACCCGTCAGTGAAGACAAATTCAAATCGAACACGATAATCCGCTTCGCATCGATCCGTTTGGCGACCGATAGCGACTGCCTTCCCCCCGATTGATAAGGTGGACTCCACCATACACCGCTATCACCGGACATTTGACGCACAATATCAGCAACCTGTTTTTCTGGGACGAAAAATTGATACGAAAAAGGAGAGCAGCTTGAAATCGCCTCTCCCTCAATCAAAAAAATAGCATCGAATTCCTCTGAGTGCTGGGTCATCATGGTTTCCAGCAGTCTTGCGATATCCTCTTTCCCCAGACTGTCGTTAATGATTGGATTGGACAAAAGCAGCAGCAAGCCTTGAATATTGTTCATAAATGTTTTCAAATAATTCTCGACCTGCACGACCGAATCCTGAAGCACGGCCTCGTTGTTTTGTTTGATCGGATTGAACAGCCGTTGATAGCCGAACAACCCGATCACCAAAAACAGCCCAACTACTGACAGAAAGACAAGAACGAACAGCTTTGTGCTAATCCCCGTGTACCTTCGGTTCCTTAACCTGCGCAATAGCCACATTGCCAATGTCTCCTTTGGATCAAACAGTGTCTCAGTTATCGCTCATAAATTTGATCGATTTACCGGATGCCTGCGTCACTTGCTCGGCGTAATAACCGAAGATGTTTTTGCCGCCGTATTTGTTCATCAGCTCAGCCCGGTATTGCGGCCAATTGGAAGCATCTTTTTCCTTGAATAAAATCTGGATGTGATACTCGCTCATTTTTTTACGGAGTGTCGCCAAATCCATACCTTCTTTGATCGTCAGGCTGGTTCCGACCGAAGGCAGCAGCTTGTAGGACTTCAGCTTCTCGGAAATCTCTTTATCCCTTGCCGTGATGTTTTTGTCGATAATCTCAAGGCCAAACTTATCCGTCTGACCCTGTACAAAATTAGCAAACCAATTATAGATATTGAGGAAATTTCCGTTATCAAGAACATCTCTTCTGTAAGCATCCTCGATCCGCTCGATTTGCTTTCCATTGCGCTTGTAGTGAACGCCTTCTAACCCATATTGAGTTAGCAAGTACCCCTCCTCGCTTGCCAGCCAATCCAAAATCTCGATCGATCGCTTCGCCTTCTCTTCTGACGTTTTGGAGCTGATCAGGAATGGGTTGCCCGGGAGCAGCTCGACCCATGTTCCGGTCTTGGCTCCGATATGGAACGGCTGCCAATCGACGTTCGCCACGCCGGTTACCGCCTTCGTCTTCACCTGCAAGCCGTTTGCATTATTGTCATAGGCGTCGTTGCCCCCCGCAGACAGTACGATGCCGACTTTGCCCTGCGTCGCTTTCTCGATGTGCTGCCCGCTTTTATTTAGCAACCAGTCAGGGTCGACCACATTCATGGCTAGCAGTTTACGGACATCCTCCAGCACTTTTTGCATCCGGATATCGGTACGGACATCAACAAACTGATCGTTCTCGATCACGAAATCACCTACGAGGCCGTTCTTAATGAATTCCGGGAAATCGAAAGGCAGTGATGTGCCGTTACCGCTTGTCGAAAAGCCGAAGGTGTCGTTCTTGCCATTGCCATCCGGATCTTTTTCAGTGAAAGCTTTCATGACGGTAACCATTTCATCGTATGTTTCA
It contains:
- a CDS encoding extracellular solute-binding protein; protein product: MSTFKKSWLLLVATSLIVVSACSTKPADNAQPVNTASNGTTASDAAFKKGKYDPPIEISTVLMPKKYVKGDTKENNVHDRWMLEQFGIKHKDTWYPAGGDQYKQKLQLAIASGEKLPDFVFVPTDPVLTNQLIDSGQFIAIDELFEKYANKTWKDHTIQHPELWYPFIRNGKKYNLPILEYTDNDDTMLWLREDWMEKLNLTAPKTIADLENVMDKFKNQNPDGLAAKDVYPLAISLKNNTNTWMGGLDWLFGAYGSVEEQWNKDANGKLEYGSVNPGAKKALAKLQEWMNKGYIHPDAALWDEGKSAEIWTKGNAGVLPGANWVPDWPAPDLVKNVKNSKYKAYPVPAGPDGLAGTKWQNSGVNSSFMINKDAKHPEAFFIYYNYMLDNLANPPTGSKFEYGFAQGYDWDIVDGKPTSDKEKIKDFSNEFHFIAGPARIPDLYMKTLVKLADGKKPETPYEKQIADFRKPENWYAAKIVMSQMDIRKQNYFTGAATPTMISKWNLLRQSEMETFNKIIYGKLQVNAFDEFVASWKTNGGDQVTKEVNEWFTSVTKK
- a CDS encoding response regulator transcription factor, with product MLKLLLVDDEQWVREHYSQWIDWASAGFTLIGPASSAKEAIRIMEQEIPHLLLTDIMMPDMDGLELAEYVRERYPQVHIMILTTYGEFDFAKRAISIGVSGYMIKQVQEADQLLTACRKVAEEIYRDMDVAHRLQLQGLQQRQSDWQERRQWLERMLSAPASLGAHPLPPGLDTIERQSGIVALLSIGWSGRELFGTASQQGEQAIRLQSEAGQVIERRYRDSVSVGKFVAVTVPWRNDKLFVFMRVPNIHSAAARLSFLRVEAGAVLDDVRTVTGVRGHAHAHLRQMGEVNWAELVRAGADALDAFFYHPTPMISDATPERFAVIPPSQYREWAAAVRKALQQRSTISFREAITPLLQEGVPPLRPAELIHVSHKLLDPALSEIPASVTERMTDLASVETWEEFGCWWDQTVNELDRAFGEHERLTYRKEVQSMCRFIHEKYAEDIQISDLAERVQLHPSYAGQLFKQETGEHFTDYLSRYRMKKAEELLTQTTMKIYEVAEAVGVDNYRYFCKLFKAYTGFTPTEYKKNQ
- a CDS encoding sensor histidine kinase, which translates into the protein MWLLRRLRNRRYTGISTKLFVLVFLSVVGLFLVIGLFGYQRLFNPIKQNNEAVLQDSVVQVENYLKTFMNNIQGLLLLLSNPIINDSLGKEDIARLLETMMTQHSEEFDAIFLIEGEAISSCSPFSYQFFVPEKQVADIVRQMSGDSGVWWSPPYQSGGRQSLSVAKRIDAKRIIVFDLNLSSLTGPSVVQNKEKAVFLFTEHGQPIAFNMPLTSRAGMMEYESIVGHLQSLTSANQRYYDRVHTETAAYKVLRSDQNRWNWVVFSIVKESEAYPLLALLEQQIVVVLLVAVILAAFLSMWIARYIQVPVGAITKQMKVGARGALDARVSLKRSDEFAFITDAFNRMMESIQTLFDDLRLVEEKKRQLELKALQSQIHPHFLHNTLSAIYCLDQAGRAAEMAGMLRALTGLLQYSTDKTGDIVTVEEELRQLEQYDVLMKLRYGDVFRLDLVVRDESLVAPIPKLTLITLVENSIFYGLGTGETNHIIVAGMASAEGETWLEVSDTGPGIEPSKLKSLLAGVPSLGRHKGLNNLGLRNIHERIRLHFGESYGLSFPEESEEGLLICVRLPEPDGPEAWRVKVEGGREAC
- a CDS encoding extracellular solute-binding protein, which encodes MKKTATITAFLLATALIAAACSSKSDVGTNSSPSVSVKAGESPAAPAKKEKLALTWFVNAANSSQLPAADKDFVKKAIAEKFNVDLKLLYMASGPDYLSKINTMIASGDIPDLFYMDGLESVKYIKDGIARDMTNLVTPAAMPNYFKYWITPTDLAQYQVQNVFKRAPVPYTKKVYRSYYVRKDWLDKLGLKMPETYDEMVTVMKAFTEKDPDGNGKNDTFGFSTSGNGTSLPFDFPEFIKNGLVGDFVIENDQFVDVRTDIRMQKVLEDVRKLLAMNVVDPDWLLNKSGQHIEKATQGKVGIVLSAGGNDAYDNNANGLQVKTKAVTGVANVDWQPFHIGAKTGTWVELLPGNPFLISSKTSEEKAKRSIEILDWLASEEGYLLTQYGLEGVHYKRNGKQIERIEDAYRRDVLDNGNFLNIYNWFANFVQGQTDKFGLEIIDKNITARDKEISEKLKSYKLLPSVGTSLTIKEGMDLATLRKKMSEYHIQILFKEKDASNWPQYRAELMNKYGGKNIFGYYAEQVTQASGKSIKFMSDN